A section of the Clostridia bacterium genome encodes:
- a CDS encoding pyridoxamine 5'-phosphate oxidase family protein, with the protein MLVEHDVRQVAAEVLAGHNHVTVATHGPAGLWIATVWYAERWTDDGLDLLINLKPEALTLANLRAASEAAFAINGPQPDRFLQGKAQGQELGLLREVNDVREQLLRKAPTLQRFVERIPDLVAVRLRVTELFVTDHTKGIGRRTRVPLTAGVPSDVD; encoded by the coding sequence ATGCTCGTGGAGCACGACGTGCGACAAGTCGCCGCCGAGGTTCTGGCCGGCCACAATCACGTCACGGTCGCCACCCACGGACCCGCGGGGCTCTGGATCGCAACCGTCTGGTATGCAGAACGGTGGACGGACGACGGTCTTGACCTGCTCATCAACCTCAAACCGGAAGCCCTGACCCTCGCGAACTTGCGTGCAGCGTCCGAAGCCGCCTTCGCCATCAACGGTCCCCAGCCGGACCGCTTTCTCCAGGGCAAGGCCCAGGGCCAGGAGCTGGGCCTCCTTCGCGAAGTGAACGACGTGCGCGAGCAGCTGCTCCGCAAGGCGCCCACCCTGCAGCGGTTCGTTGAGCGCATTCCCGATCTGGTGGCCGTGCGCTTGCGAGTCACCGAACTCTTCGTCACGGACCACACAAAGGGCATCGGGCGCCGGACCCGCGTGCCGTTGACGGCGGGAGTGCCAAGCGATGTCGACTAG